A window of Aliarcobacter trophiarum LMG 25534 contains these coding sequences:
- a CDS encoding chemotaxis protein CheA, translating into MSFDISKYREMFLEEAIELFESADNVLLAAENNGSLTDDEMGQLFRDVHTLKGSGASVELAFFAEFTHDVENLMDKLRSHKIEYQPEMAETLIDGLDVMKEILELEVSNQITREKFTELTSSLLDEIRAYSNGGSTTKVETKPNPVVQAPKAVSQTTDEKEQFGFFNDDLNEQRDRKDMPFGIFVDDDIDDKNIGFYDDELENRSNNMDDNKFKIDENKENFGFFDGMEKISPNSVMMTNDIEKEVSNQADNPSQRTNEQTTTPVARRARENSEDGEKKSISNNNNSIRVNLDKIDLLMNNVGDLVITNAMLTQFSSTIEETKIRGSVLERLELLERHIRDMQDSIMSIRMVPMDSIYSKFPKVVRDISKKLGKKVEFKHYGDNVEIDKAMIEGLTDPLMHIIRNSLDHGIEMPEDRVNSGKSDTGTISISAEQANGQMIITIEDDGKGVDSERVAQKALEKGQIDENQFASMSHNDKALLIFGAGLSTADQITDISGRGVGMDVVKTNIHKLGGIIKLDTELGKGTVITIMLPLTLAILDGLDIRVGDQKYILPLSSIVESLQPTAEMIKKIGDGTQDLLMLREEFIPVVKLHQLFGLKKSFENLEDGMLIVVKSGNTKVALSIDEFLNQHQVVVKPLDKNFRSVQGIGAATVRGDGSIGLILDVLGIIDAQIKIEKDMNAVKRAS; encoded by the coding sequence ATGTCATTTGATATTTCAAAATATAGAGAGATGTTTCTAGAAGAAGCTATAGAGCTTTTTGAGTCTGCTGATAATGTTCTATTGGCAGCTGAGAACAATGGTAGTTTAACTGATGATGAAATGGGACAATTGTTTCGTGATGTTCATACATTAAAAGGTAGTGGAGCTTCTGTTGAGTTAGCTTTCTTTGCTGAATTTACACATGATGTTGAAAATCTAATGGATAAGCTAAGAAGTCACAAAATAGAGTATCAACCAGAGATGGCTGAAACTCTAATTGATGGACTTGATGTTATGAAAGAGATTTTGGAACTAGAGGTATCAAATCAGATAACTAGAGAAAAATTCACGGAGCTTACTTCCTCTTTGTTAGATGAAATTAGAGCATATTCAAATGGTGGAAGTACTACTAAGGTAGAGACAAAACCAAATCCAGTTGTTCAAGCTCCAAAAGCAGTATCTCAAACAACAGATGAAAAAGAACAATTTGGTTTTTTCAATGATGATTTAAATGAGCAAAGAGATAGAAAAGATATGCCTTTTGGTATTTTTGTAGATGACGATATAGACGATAAGAATATTGGATTTTATGATGATGAGCTTGAAAACAGATCAAATAATATGGATGACAATAAGTTTAAAATAGATGAAAATAAAGAGAATTTTGGTTTTTTTGATGGTATGGAAAAAATTTCACCAAATTCAGTTATGATGACAAACGATATTGAAAAAGAGGTATCTAATCAAGCTGATAATCCATCTCAACGAACTAATGAACAAACAACAACTCCTGTAGCTAGAAGAGCTAGAGAAAATAGTGAAGATGGTGAGAAAAAATCTATTTCAAATAATAATAATAGTATTAGAGTAAACCTAGATAAAATTGATTTACTTATGAATAATGTTGGAGATTTAGTTATTACAAATGCTATGCTTACTCAATTCTCATCAACAATTGAGGAGACAAAAATAAGAGGTTCTGTATTAGAAAGATTAGAACTTCTTGAAAGACATATAAGAGATATGCAAGATAGTATTATGAGTATTAGAATGGTTCCTATGGATTCAATTTACTCAAAATTTCCAAAAGTAGTACGTGATATTTCTAAAAAGCTTGGTAAAAAAGTTGAATTCAAGCACTATGGAGATAATGTTGAAATTGATAAAGCGATGATTGAAGGTTTAACAGATCCTTTAATGCATATTATTAGAAACTCTTTAGACCATGGAATTGAGATGCCAGAAGATAGAGTTAACTCTGGGAAAAGTGATACAGGAACTATTAGTATTTCAGCAGAACAAGCAAATGGTCAAATGATAATTACTATAGAGGATGATGGAAAAGGTGTTGATAGTGAAAGAGTCGCACAAAAAGCTTTAGAAAAAGGTCAAATTGATGAAAATCAATTTGCTAGTATGTCACACAACGATAAAGCTCTTCTAATTTTTGGGGCAGGACTTTCAACTGCTGATCAAATCACTGATATCTCTGGACGAGGTGTTGGAATGGATGTTGTTAAAACAAATATTCACAAACTAGGTGGAATAATTAAACTAGATACAGAACTAGGGAAAGGAACAGTTATTACAATTATGTTACCTTTAACTCTTGCAATTCTTGATGGTTTAGATATTAGAGTTGGAGACCAAAAATATATTTTACCACTTAGTTCTATAGTTGAATCACTACAACCAACTGCCGAGATGATTAAAAAAATTGGAGATGGAACTCAGGATCTATTAATGCTAAGAGAAGAGTTTATTCCTGTAGTTAAACTTCATCAATTATTTGGACTTAAAAAGAGTTTTGAGAATCTTGAAGATGGTATGTTAATAGTTGTAAAATCTGGAAATACTAAAGTTGCTCTATCTATTGATGAATTCCTAAACCAACATCAAGTAGTTGTTAAACCTCTTGATAAAAACTTTAGAAGTGTTCAAGGTATTGGAGCAGCAACAGTAAGAGGAGATGGAAGTATTGGACTAATTCTTGATGTTTTAGGAATAATTGATGCTCAAATCAAAATAGAAAAAGATATGAATGCAGTAAAAAGAGCCTCTTAA
- a CDS encoding response regulator: MAKLLIVDDSTMLRDMLNYALNEGGYTDVTEAVDGVDGLAKAKNTSFDLIITDVNMPNMDGLTLIGELRKVPQYSKTPILVLTTERSDEMKAKGKFAGATGWIVKPFVPDQLLKAVNIVLSR; the protein is encoded by the coding sequence ATGGCTAAACTTTTAATAGTAGATGATTCTACAATGCTCAGAGATATGTTAAACTATGCTTTGAATGAAGGTGGGTACACAGATGTTACTGAAGCAGTTGATGGTGTAGATGGTCTAGCTAAGGCAAAAAATACAAGTTTTGATTTAATTATTACAGATGTTAATATGCCAAATATGGATGGCTTAACTCTAATTGGTGAGCTAAGAAAAGTTCCTCAATATTCTAAAACACCAATTTTAGTTTTAACAACTGAAAGAAGTGATGAAATGAAGGCTAAAGGTAAATTTGCAGGAGCCACTGGTTGGATAGTTAAGCCTTTTGTTCCTGACCAGCTTTTAAAAGCTGTTAATATTGTGCTAAGTAGATAA
- a CDS encoding polyribonucleotide nucleotidyltransferase, whose protein sequence is MIIKCELELNQQKEIFEFNKVAKQANGSVLAQMGNAVVMAAVACEFDNPVSEDFTPLTVQYIEKTYASAKLPGGFIKREGKPSDFETLTSRVIDRSLRPLFPKGFVYPTTITVMVLSADKNIDLQTLALNAANAALYTSNLPIKKSVCGVRVGKIANNLVINPAKDDLENSTLDLYVAGSKDELLMIEMKTISSLNDSLHHTNEMEEETLIEAIAFAQEALKKANLSYEENFEKACKIEAKVELIEFSIDKEVINYIRDNFSNDIKDAIKKLAKSERAVELKELAKSITKNEYCTKNNIDFNTIFEAVNIVKKELVRTMIVDEKVRADGRGLKDVRAISIETNILPSAHSSCLFTRGETQALVVGTLAGAKDGQMYEVLTDKSTSMENFMVHYNFPGFSVGEAKPIFGVGRRELGHGNLARKALESTIDKKFKDTFRIVSEILESNGSSSMATVCGGSLALKAANIPISNLVAGVAMGMVVEGNKYSILTDIMGLEDHDGDMDFKVAGTKEGITALQMDIKLGGIELDVLKEALLQAKEGRVHILSIMEEASKNIVSSPALPKIEEFSIDSSKMMVIIGKGGATIKEIIEKYGVNIDLDRDNGVVKVSGEDSSKIIEASNFIKDLVNNSNSYKSPAKIDFEKLYSTDEIVSGKVERIVDFGAFILLSKGGEGLLHISKISKQRVEKVSDILSIGQEIEVKVLKIQRDKIELGLN, encoded by the coding sequence ATGATAATAAAATGTGAATTAGAGCTAAATCAACAAAAAGAGATTTTTGAATTTAATAAAGTTGCTAAACAAGCAAATGGTTCTGTGTTAGCACAAATGGGAAATGCAGTTGTAATGGCAGCTGTAGCTTGTGAATTTGACAATCCAGTAAGTGAAGATTTTACTCCACTTACTGTTCAATATATTGAAAAAACTTATGCTAGTGCAAAGCTTCCTGGAGGATTTATAAAAAGAGAAGGAAAGCCTAGTGATTTTGAAACATTAACTTCAAGAGTAATAGACAGAAGTTTAAGACCACTTTTCCCAAAGGGCTTTGTTTATCCAACAACAATTACTGTAATGGTTTTAAGTGCTGATAAAAATATAGATTTACAAACATTAGCTTTAAATGCAGCAAATGCAGCTCTTTATACATCAAATTTACCTATTAAAAAATCTGTTTGTGGTGTAAGAGTTGGAAAAATTGCCAATAATCTTGTTATAAATCCAGCAAAGGATGATTTAGAAAATTCTACTTTGGATTTATATGTAGCTGGTTCAAAAGATGAACTACTTATGATTGAGATGAAAACAATTTCATCTTTAAATGATTCTCTTCACCATACAAATGAGATGGAAGAAGAAACTTTAATAGAAGCGATAGCTTTTGCACAAGAAGCTTTAAAAAAGGCAAATTTATCTTATGAAGAGAATTTTGAAAAAGCTTGTAAGATAGAAGCAAAAGTAGAATTAATTGAGTTTTCAATAGATAAGGAAGTTATTAATTATATAAGAGATAATTTTTCAAATGATATAAAAGATGCTATTAAAAAACTGGCAAAAAGTGAAAGAGCAGTTGAGTTAAAAGAATTAGCAAAAAGCATAACAAAAAATGAGTATTGCACAAAAAATAATATAGATTTTAATACAATTTTTGAAGCTGTTAATATAGTAAAAAAAGAACTTGTTCGTACAATGATTGTAGATGAAAAAGTAAGAGCAGATGGAAGAGGTCTTAAAGATGTAAGAGCAATATCTATAGAAACAAATATTTTACCATCGGCTCACTCATCTTGTCTATTTACAAGGGGTGAAACTCAAGCTTTAGTTGTTGGAACTCTAGCTGGTGCAAAAGATGGACAAATGTATGAAGTTTTAACAGATAAATCAACATCTATGGAAAACTTTATGGTTCACTACAATTTTCCAGGATTTAGTGTGGGAGAGGCAAAACCCATTTTTGGAGTAGGAAGAAGAGAGCTAGGGCATGGAAATTTAGCTAGAAAAGCACTTGAATCTACAATAGATAAAAAATTTAAAGATACTTTTAGAATAGTATCTGAAATTTTAGAATCAAATGGTTCTTCTTCTATGGCAACTGTTTGTGGTGGTTCATTAGCTCTTAAAGCTGCAAATATTCCAATATCAAACTTGGTAGCTGGTGTTGCTATGGGAATGGTTGTTGAAGGTAATAAATATTCAATCCTTACTGATATTATGGGGCTTGAAGATCATGATGGAGATATGGATTTTAAAGTTGCTGGAACAAAAGAGGGGATTACAGCTTTACAAATGGATATAAAACTTGGAGGGATTGAATTAGATGTCTTAAAAGAGGCTCTTTTACAAGCAAAAGAGGGGAGAGTTCATATTTTAAGTATTATGGAAGAAGCCAGTAAGAATATAGTTTCAAGTCCAGCCTTACCAAAAATTGAAGAGTTTTCTATAGATAGTTCAAAGATGATGGTTATTATTGGAAAAGGTGGAGCTACTATTAAAGAAATTATTGAAAAATATGGTGTAAATATAGATTTAGATAGAGACAATGGAGTTGTAAAAGTAAGTGGAGAAGATAGTTCTAAAATAATAGAAGCTAGTAATTTTATAAAAGATCTAGTAAATAACTCAAACTCATACAAATCACCGGCAAAAATTGATTTTGAAAAGCTATATAGTACAGATGAGATTGTTTCTGGGAAAGTTGAAAGAATAGTTGATTTTGGTGCATTTATACTTCTTTCAAAAGGAGGAGAAGGGCTTTTACATATATCTAAAATTTCAAAACAGAGAGTAGAAAAAGTAAGCGATATTTTGTCTATAGGACAAGAGATAGAGGTAAAAGTTCTGAAGATCCAAAGGGATAAAATAGAGCTAGGTTTAAATTAA
- a CDS encoding phosphoribosyltransferase family protein, which translates to MIKQDSIFFKNREEAAYKLIEVLPIDSMRLEEWTVIAASYGGYEIAKIVANELNASFDILFNEKIFAPQNDDCEIAVVTELEEVLIHEELVKSFDINLDSIYIKSKDIYKDKIKPIANRFRNGDNFQNLAGKNVLIVDEDINVGLVMMACIKTIINQKVKSISVATPILSTASIKAIDSITDDLYYIKHLEHFIEAYYYYDSLEELTYEDIERIKNEGKEKE; encoded by the coding sequence ATGATTAAACAAGATAGTATATTTTTTAAAAATAGAGAGGAAGCGGCCTATAAACTTATAGAAGTATTACCTATAGATAGTATGAGGTTAGAAGAGTGGACTGTAATCGCTGCTTCATATGGTGGATATGAGATAGCAAAAATTGTAGCGAATGAACTAAATGCAAGCTTTGATATTTTATTTAATGAAAAAATATTTGCTCCACAAAATGATGATTGTGAAATAGCAGTTGTTACAGAACTTGAAGAGGTGTTAATACATGAAGAGTTGGTTAAATCATTTGATATAAATCTTGATTCAATTTATATAAAATCAAAAGATATTTATAAAGATAAAATAAAACCTATTGCTAATAGATTTAGAAATGGTGATAATTTTCAAAATTTAGCTGGTAAAAATGTATTAATAGTGGATGAAGATATAAATGTTGGCTTGGTTATGATGGCTTGTATAAAAACTATTATAAATCAAAAAGTAAAATCAATTAGTGTTGCAACTCCTATATTATCAACTGCAAGCATAAAGGCCATAGATAGTATTACAGATGATTTATATTATATAAAACACTTAGAACATTTTATTGAAGCTTATTACTACTATGATAGTTTAGAAGAGTTAACTTATGAAGATATAGAAAGAATTAAAAACGAAGGAAAAGAAAAAGAATGA
- a CDS encoding LPS-assembly protein LptD yields the protein MHKVIISLTLASCLFQINAQELSMEKLQLVAKNVDAQDNIITATGDVVAYSPTYYLSANKLIYNKDKEILELFDNVLIIKDNNIQTQSNYAYVDMKNDIINQDPAFLMDNSSNIWSNSKEANKDKEIITLENSILSSCDCIDPIWSIRSSSSDYDTEAMWINTYNPRLYIKDVPVFYLPYFGFPTDTTRRTGLLLPTIGYGKSEGFLYSQPIFIAPADNYDIELIPQIRTNRGYGSYVNFRYADSPDSILKIKTGYFKEFDSYMKDEKLENSEHYGFNIDYERKNIFATQKEHQDGIFSSIKYLNDIEYVTLEQGEDDFSTDKKVESKLNYFYNTPNYYGGAYGKYYIDTSKNTNKNTLQELPQIQLHSYNKELFLENLIYSIDAKAQNFTRREGLNAKIYDINIPISYTKNILDDYMYLGVENRTVLTQYDYSNSIYKNLNYDDGTLIQNRTSFIVGSDLLRPYEDYIHTINLNASYEIPKNLKEHGDLYNITVKNDNPRKYSELNVFPTLQDNKVINLNLNQSLYDKESLKQFINHKMSQSIMYDTLDNPKLQDFSNYVKLNHEYGSISGKVVYNMDDNKIVEGSFDGSLSYEDFTLSAGYYYTKKTDNEFNTRDDLESYRVSTSYRLAKDYSIKYYENYDLQEKIRNRQGIGLNIDDSCWNLDLRVEREITPRSRYIEGTNRYGSEDQTILYAVLMLKPIGGLRQKYKVKEND from the coding sequence ATGCATAAGGTAATAATCTCTTTAACTTTAGCATCATGTTTATTTCAGATAAATGCTCAAGAATTAAGTATGGAAAAACTGCAATTAGTTGCAAAAAATGTTGATGCACAAGATAATATCATAACTGCAACAGGTGATGTTGTCGCATACTCTCCTACATACTATTTAAGCGCTAATAAATTAATTTATAACAAAGACAAAGAGATTTTAGAGCTTTTTGATAATGTATTAATAATAAAAGATAATAATATTCAAACACAAAGTAATTATGCCTATGTGGATATGAAAAATGATATTATAAATCAAGACCCAGCCTTTTTGATGGATAATAGCTCTAATATTTGGTCAAATTCAAAAGAGGCAAATAAAGATAAAGAGATAATAACTCTTGAAAACTCTATTTTATCATCTTGTGACTGTATTGACCCAATTTGGAGCATTAGGTCTTCAAGTAGTGATTATGATACAGAAGCCATGTGGATTAATACTTATAATCCTAGGCTTTATATAAAAGATGTTCCAGTTTTTTATCTTCCTTATTTTGGTTTTCCAACAGATACAACAAGAAGAACTGGACTTTTACTCCCAACTATTGGTTATGGGAAAAGTGAAGGTTTTTTATACTCTCAACCAATATTTATAGCCCCTGCAGATAATTATGATATTGAACTAATACCACAAATTAGAACAAATAGAGGGTATGGAAGTTATGTTAATTTTAGATATGCAGATAGTCCTGATAGTATTTTAAAGATAAAAACTGGGTATTTTAAAGAGTTTGATAGTTATATGAAAGATGAAAAACTTGAAAATAGTGAACATTATGGTTTCAATATTGACTATGAGAGAAAAAATATATTTGCAACACAAAAAGAGCATCAAGATGGAATTTTCTCTTCTATTAAATACCTAAATGATATTGAATATGTCACTTTAGAACAGGGAGAAGATGATTTTAGTACAGACAAAAAAGTAGAATCAAAACTTAACTATTTTTATAATACTCCAAACTATTATGGTGGTGCTTATGGTAAATACTATATAGACACATCAAAAAATACAAATAAAAATACTCTACAAGAGTTACCACAAATTCAGCTTCACTCTTATAATAAAGAGCTATTTTTAGAGAATCTTATCTACTCAATAGATGCAAAAGCTCAAAATTTCACTAGAAGAGAAGGCTTAAATGCAAAAATATATGATATTAATATTCCTATTAGTTATACAAAAAATATTTTAGATGACTATATGTATTTAGGAGTTGAAAATAGAACAGTTTTAACACAATACGACTATAGTAACTCAATATATAAAAATCTAAATTATGATGATGGAACTTTAATACAAAATAGAACCTCTTTTATAGTAGGAAGTGACCTATTAAGACCTTATGAGGACTATATACATACTATAAACTTAAATGCTAGTTATGAGATTCCTAAAAATCTAAAAGAGCATGGAGACCTATATAATATAACTGTAAAAAATGATAATCCAAGAAAATATAGTGAATTAAATGTTTTTCCAACTCTTCAAGATAATAAGGTAATAAATTTAAATTTAAATCAATCTTTATATGATAAGGAGAGTTTAAAACAATTTATAAACCATAAAATGTCGCAATCTATAATGTATGATACTTTAGATAATCCAAAACTACAAGATTTTAGTAACTATGTAAAACTTAATCATGAATATGGTTCTATATCTGGAAAAGTTGTTTACAATATGGATGATAATAAAATAGTTGAGGGAAGTTTTGATGGTTCACTTAGCTATGAAGATTTTACACTAAGTGCTGGTTATTACTACACTAAAAAAACAGACAATGAATTTAATACAAGAGATGATTTAGAATCATATAGAGTATCAACTTCTTATAGGTTAGCAAAAGATTACTCTATAAAATATTATGAAAACTATGATTTACAAGAGAAGATTAGAAATAGACAAGGAATTGGTTTAAATATTGATGATAGTTGTTGGAATTTAGACTTAAGAGTTGAGAGAGAGATTACTCCTAGAAGTAGATATATAGAGGGTACTAATAGATATGGTAGTGAAGATCAAACTATTCTTTATGCAGTTTTAATGCTAAAACCAATAGGTGGTTTAAGACAAAAATATAAAGTAAAAGAAAATGATTAA
- a CDS encoding RDD family protein, translated as MQEQNSTSDLQLASLRNRGIAFVIDDLIVTLLICLIYWDSISLVSDNQEALINLMQTTFVVPLILLKIIYHTFFIWYYGQTLGKKILKIRVIDANSWERVNFFSSFLRSIGRVVSEMFFYIGFIIGFFNEGRKTFHDFAGKTLVVNA; from the coding sequence ATGCAAGAGCAAAATAGTACCTCAGATTTACAGTTAGCATCTCTTAGAAATAGGGGGATTGCTTTTGTTATTGATGATTTGATTGTAACTTTACTAATTTGTCTTATTTATTGGGATAGTATATCTTTGGTAAGCGATAATCAAGAGGCTTTAATAAATCTAATGCAAACTACTTTTGTAGTACCCTTAATACTATTAAAGATTATATATCATACATTTTTTATTTGGTATTATGGACAAACTTTAGGTAAAAAAATATTGAAAATCAGAGTAATAGATGCTAATTCTTGGGAAAGAGTAAACTTTTTTTCATCTTTTTTAAGAAGTATAGGTAGAGTTGTATCTGAAATGTTTTTTTATATAGGATTTATAATAGGATTTTTTAATGAAGGTAGAAAAACTTTTCATGATTTTGCTGGTAAAACGTTGGTAGTAAATGCATAA
- the purD gene encoding phosphoribosylamine--glycine ligase, protein MNILILGSGGREYSIALALQNEKNHNLYFMPGNGATSNLGKNINITDYKELAIFAKENSIDLTIVGPEAPLVDGVVDIFKEEGLTIFGPSKAAAQLEGSKAYMKNILKKYNIPTAAFIETSSKEEAYKFIDSMQNLPIVVKADGLCGGKGVIIAQSKDEAKSTVNDMLNGESFGEAGEVVIVEEFLDGYELSVFAICDGTNYKILPAAQDHKRVGDGDTGPNTGGMGAYAPTPLINDELYKKIEERVIKPTLKGMQEENAPFEGVLFIGVMVVKNEPIVLEYNVRFGDPECEILMPLIESKVSELFYFGATKQLDKLDIKIKNKFAVGVVMASENYPYSASAHSIIELSNIVDSELLENSHISFAGVEEKDGVLLATGGRVAVCVGIGDTVKEARDRAYLLSSEITFDGKKFRSDIAYQALKN, encoded by the coding sequence ATGAATATATTAATACTAGGAAGTGGTGGTAGAGAGTACTCTATAGCACTTGCACTACAAAATGAAAAAAATCATAACTTATACTTTATGCCTGGAAATGGTGCAACTTCTAATTTAGGAAAAAATATTAATATTACTGATTATAAAGAGTTGGCAATTTTTGCGAAAGAGAATAGTATAGATTTAACAATTGTTGGACCTGAAGCTCCACTTGTAGATGGTGTTGTTGATATATTTAAAGAAGAAGGCCTAACTATTTTTGGACCTTCAAAAGCTGCAGCTCAACTTGAAGGTTCAAAAGCTTATATGAAAAATATATTAAAAAAGTATAATATACCAACAGCAGCATTTATAGAGACTTCAAGCAAAGAAGAAGCCTATAAATTTATAGATAGTATGCAAAATCTTCCAATAGTTGTAAAAGCGGATGGACTTTGTGGAGGAAAAGGTGTAATTATTGCTCAAAGTAAAGATGAAGCAAAAAGTACAGTCAATGATATGTTAAATGGTGAATCATTTGGAGAAGCTGGAGAGGTAGTAATTGTAGAAGAGTTCTTAGATGGTTATGAATTATCTGTTTTTGCTATTTGTGATGGAACTAACTACAAAATTCTTCCAGCTGCACAAGACCATAAAAGAGTAGGAGATGGTGATACTGGACCAAACACTGGTGGAATGGGAGCTTATGCACCAACTCCTCTTATAAATGATGAATTATATAAAAAAATTGAAGAGAGAGTTATAAAACCAACGCTAAAAGGGATGCAAGAAGAAAATGCTCCTTTTGAAGGAGTTTTATTTATTGGAGTTATGGTTGTAAAAAATGAACCAATAGTTTTGGAGTATAATGTTAGATTTGGGGATCCAGAGTGTGAAATTCTAATGCCTCTAATTGAATCAAAAGTATCAGAACTTTTCTATTTTGGAGCTACAAAACAACTAGATAAACTTGATATTAAAATTAAAAATAAATTTGCTGTTGGTGTTGTAATGGCTAGTGAAAACTACCCATATAGCGCTTCAGCACACTCAATTATTGAACTATCAAATATTGTAGACAGTGAACTTTTGGAAAATAGCCATATCTCTTTTGCAGGAGTTGAAGAAAAAGATGGTGTTCTTTTAGCAACTGGAGGAAGAGTTGCTGTTTGCGTTGGTATTGGAGATACAGTAAAAGAGGCAAGAGATAGAGCATATTTATTAAGTTCAGAGATAACTTTTGATGGTAAAAAGTTTAGAAGCGATATTGCATACCAAGCTTTAAAGAACTAA
- a CDS encoding uroporphyrinogen-III synthase, translating into MSKIYLLNDQKFEGIENLEVFEIEYLKFNLDLNKYNALVFTSKNAIFSLEENNINWKNIPSYLIAPKTADIAKKFKANIAFIGSSGHGNDFANELIPHLKDKKVLYIRALKTVSNLTNILIENGVDIDEIVAYKTSCNKKSIEILEKNSTIIFTSPSSVECFFQKYSWDDSFKAISIGRTTALYLPENIKCEISSITSVEECIKLAIKN; encoded by the coding sequence ATGAGTAAGATTTATCTATTAAATGACCAAAAATTTGAAGGTATTGAAAATCTTGAAGTTTTTGAAATTGAGTATTTAAAATTTAATTTGGATTTAAACAAATATAATGCCTTAGTTTTTACATCTAAAAACGCCATCTTTTCTCTTGAAGAAAATAACATAAATTGGAAAAACATACCATCTTATTTAATAGCTCCAAAAACAGCAGATATAGCAAAAAAATTTAAAGCAAATATAGCTTTTATAGGTTCTAGTGGTCATGGAAATGATTTTGCAAATGAGTTAATTCCACACTTAAAGGATAAAAAAGTTTTATATATAAGAGCATTAAAGACTGTATCAAATCTTACAAACATTTTAATTGAAAATGGTGTAGATATAGATGAAATAGTTGCTTACAAAACATCTTGCAATAAAAAAAGTATAGAAATTTTAGAAAAAAACTCAACTATTATTTTTACTTCACCTTCAAGTGTTGAGTGCTTTTTTCAAAAATATAGTTGGGATGATAGCTTCAAAGCAATATCTATAGGAAGAACAACAGCTTTGTATCTTCCAGAAAATATTAAGTGTGAAATAAGTTCAATTACCAGTGTAGAAGAGTGCATTAAACTAGCCATAAAAAATTAA